GGCGGGCGTGCAAGCCGCTCCGGGAGCCGACGGTGACCTGGATCGAGTGCATGGAAGGTCCTTGGAGGAGAGCGGAGGAGACGAGCGCCGACCCGGGTGGGATCCGGGTCGGCGGGAGTGGACCACTGTGATCGGAACCCGGTCTCCGCAGTACGGGGGCGGTGGCGGAAGACCGGGCAGACCGTGGTTTCACGCCCGTTAGCGCGTTGTTTCGATTGGTTCTACGTCCGATTGGCGAGCGCTGTCAACACATTCGGGCAAACCCAAAGAGGGGCTCCATGCCCCTGCGGCCTCTTGCTTTTTCGGCTGGAGGGCGTATGGTCGGCCTGAATCAAGCGTGAACAGACATGAAACGGACCCAATCCCACATGTACGCACCCGAGCGGCAGCAAGAGATCCTCCGCCTCGCCCAGGAGCAGGGCAGGGTGGACGTGCCGACACTGGCCGAGGACTTCGGCGTCACGCAGGAGACCATCCGGCGTGACCTGAGCGCCCTCGACCGGGCAGGTCTGCTGCACCGGGTGCACGGCGGCGCGCTGCCCGCCGGCGCGCTGCACCTGGAGCCCGGTCTGGCCGAACGGGACTCCACGGCCGCGGCCGAGAAGGAACGCATCGCCAAGGCGGCCCTCGACCTGCTGCCCACGGAGGGCAGCGTGATCCTCGACGCCGGGACGACCGTCTCCCGACTGGCCGGGCTGCTGCCCGCCGACTGCACGCTCACCGTCGTCACCAACGCGCTCCCGGTCGCCGCCCGGCTGGCCGACCGCCCCGGGCTCACCCTCCACCTCGTGGGCGGCCGGCTGCGCCACCGCACCCAGGCCGCCGTCGACGCGTGGGCACTGCGTGACCTGGCGGACGTCCACGCGGACGTCGCGGTGGTCGCCACCAACGGCTTCTCCCCGGAGGGCGGCCTCTCGACGCCGGACCTCGCCGAGGCAGCCGTCAAACGGGCCATGCTCACCGGCGCCCGGCGGGTCGTCCTGGTGGCCGACTCCTCCAAGTACGGCGCCCGCCACTTCGCCCGCTTCGGCTCGCTGGACCAGGTGGACGTGCTGATCACGGACACCGGGCTGACGGACGAGCAGGCCGCCGAGATCGAGAACCACGGACCGGAAGTCATCCGCGCATGATCGTCACCATCACCCCGAACCCCAGCCTCGACCGCACCTACGAACTGGGAAGCCTCGTCCCGGGCGAGGTCAACCGGGCCTCGCACGACCGGCTCGATCCGGGCGGCAAGGGCGTCAACGTCTCCCGCGCCCTCACGGCCGCGGGCCACCGCACCAGCGCGGTCCTTCCGCTGGGCGGCCTCTCCGGGCAACTGCTCGCCGACCTGCTGCGCCGCCAGGGCATCGACGTCGCGGCGGTCACGATCTCGGGCGACACCCGGATCAACGTCTCGATCGCCGAGGACGGCGGCAGCCTCACGAAGATCAACGCCATGGGCCCCGAGCTCAGCGCCGCCGAGTCGGCCGCACTGCTCGCGCTCGTCCGCGACGCCCAGAAGACCGGACGGGGCACCGGGAGCGACGTGGCCTGGCTGGCCTGCTGCGGCAGCCTGCCGCGCGGCCTCGCACCCGAGTGGTACGCGGAGGTGGTCGCCCAGGTGCACTCGGGAGGCGCCCGGATCGCCCTCGACACCTCCGGTCCCGCGCTGCTCGCCGCGCTCTCGGCCCGCCCCGACGTGGTCAAGCCCAACCGGGAGGAACTCGCGGAGGCCGTGGGCCGCCCGGTCCACACCGTCGGCGACGCCGTCCACGCGGCCGGGGAGCTGCGCGAGCGCGGCGCCCAGCAGGTCCTCGCCAGCCTCGGTGCGGACGGGATGCTGCTCGTCGCCGAGGAGGGAAGCTGGTACGGCAGCGCACCGGTCGCCGCCGTCCGCAGCGACGTGGGGGCGGGTGACGCCTCGCTCGCGGGCTTCCTCGGCGCCGGCGGCACCGGCCCCGAGGCCCTCGTGGCGGCCCTGGCGCACGGCGCCGCCGCCGTACAACTGCCGGGGAGCGTCATGCCGACCCCGGCCGATCTGGACCCGGCCGCGGTGGTCGTGACGGCGGACCTCCCGCTCGACCGACCGCTCCGCGGTTGAGAACGGCCTCCTGAAGGCGGCGTCGTCCGCCGGAGGCAGCACGCCCGACCGTGTGGGACGGAAGGGCACCGATTCCCGGGGGCAAGGGACACTGTCAGGAACCAGTCGAAGGATCGACACGATGAGCGACACGATGAGCGAGACCGGCGGGCTGATCACACCCGCACTCGTCGATCTCTACCTCGCCCCCGAGGACAAGAACGAAGCCCTCCGCGTCCTCGCCCAGCGGCTGGTCGCCGAGGGCCGGGTCACCGACCTCGACGGCTTCCTCGCCGACGTCGCCGCCCGCGAGGCCCAGGCCCCGACCGGGATGGGCGA
The DNA window shown above is from Streptomyces vietnamensis and carries:
- a CDS encoding DeoR/GlpR family DNA-binding transcription regulator; its protein translation is MYAPERQQEILRLAQEQGRVDVPTLAEDFGVTQETIRRDLSALDRAGLLHRVHGGALPAGALHLEPGLAERDSTAAAEKERIAKAALDLLPTEGSVILDAGTTVSRLAGLLPADCTLTVVTNALPVAARLADRPGLTLHLVGGRLRHRTQAAVDAWALRDLADVHADVAVVATNGFSPEGGLSTPDLAEAAVKRAMLTGARRVVLVADSSKYGARHFARFGSLDQVDVLITDTGLTDEQAAEIENHGPEVIRA
- the pfkB gene encoding 1-phosphofructokinase gives rise to the protein MIVTITPNPSLDRTYELGSLVPGEVNRASHDRLDPGGKGVNVSRALTAAGHRTSAVLPLGGLSGQLLADLLRRQGIDVAAVTISGDTRINVSIAEDGGSLTKINAMGPELSAAESAALLALVRDAQKTGRGTGSDVAWLACCGSLPRGLAPEWYAEVVAQVHSGGARIALDTSGPALLAALSARPDVVKPNREELAEAVGRPVHTVGDAVHAAGELRERGAQQVLASLGADGMLLVAEEGSWYGSAPVAAVRSDVGAGDASLAGFLGAGGTGPEALVAALAHGAAAVQLPGSVMPTPADLDPAAVVVTADLPLDRPLRG